The following coding sequences lie in one Capsicum annuum cultivar UCD-10X-F1 chromosome 5, UCD10Xv1.1, whole genome shotgun sequence genomic window:
- the LOC107849630 gene encoding ankyrin repeat-containing protein ITN1 isoform X2: MRTGCVETVRLLVAQDPDFEFPANNAGETPLYLAAESGLVNCFSEILEHCNRPTYSGPYGRTALDAAIIQKHMDCATSLWEWNKSLCEETDKWGWNPLHYAVKQGLRVAVRKMLGWKTSLAYTHAGNGNDWATSIHIAANVGHVNMIRELLFHCPDSLEMLNSNGQNTLRVAISNFKTRVVRFLLNSKESHNLID, encoded by the exons ATGAGGACTGGATGTGTAGAAACTGTCAGACTCTTGGTGGCACAAGATCCTGATTTCGAGTTTCCAGCAAACAATGCTGGGGAGACACCACTCTATCTGGCCGCGGAGTCTGGTCTTGTTAACTGTTTTTCAGAAATCTTAGAACACTGCAACAGACCAACATACAGTGGTCCATATGGTCGAACGGCTTTGGATGCGGCAATAATCCAGAAACATATGG ATTGTGCGACATCACTGTGGGAATGGAACAAATCATTATGCGAGGAAACTGACAAATGGGGTTGGAATCCACTGCATTATGCTGTTAAACAAGGATTGAGAGTAGCAGTTCGTAAAATGCTGGGGTGGAAGACATCGTTAGCCTACACTCACGCAGGCAATGGAAATGACTGGGCAACATCTATTCATATTGCAGCCAATGTAGGTCATGTAAACATGATACGTGAGCTATTATTTCACTGTCCAGATAGCTTGGAAATGCTTAACAGCAATGGCCAAAATACTCTTCGTGTTGCCATATCGAATTTTAAAACAAGAGTAGTCAGATTCttattgaattctaaagaatCTCATAACCTTATTGACTAG
- the LOC107849630 gene encoding E3 ubiquitin-protein ligase XB3 isoform X3 codes for MRTGCVETVRLLVAQDPDFEFPANNAGETPLYLAAESGLVNCFSEILEHCNRPTYSGPYGRTALDAAIIQKHMDCATSLWEWNKSLCEETDKWGWNPLHYAVKQGLRVAVRKMLGWKTSLAYTHAGNGNDWATSIHIAANIMMATLLSICLLPLTG; via the exons ATGAGGACTGGATGTGTAGAAACTGTCAGACTCTTGGTGGCACAAGATCCTGATTTCGAGTTTCCAGCAAACAATGCTGGGGAGACACCACTCTATCTGGCCGCGGAGTCTGGTCTTGTTAACTGTTTTTCAGAAATCTTAGAACACTGCAACAGACCAACATACAGTGGTCCATATGGTCGAACGGCTTTGGATGCGGCAATAATCCAGAAACATATGG ATTGTGCGACATCACTGTGGGAATGGAACAAATCATTATGCGAGGAAACTGACAAATGGGGTTGGAATCCACTGCATTATGCTGTTAAACAAGGATTGAGAGTAGCAGTTCGTAAAATGCTGGGGTGGAAGACATCGTTAGCCTACACTCACGCAGGCAATGGAAATGACTGGGCAACATCTATTCATATTGCAGCCAAT ATAATGATGGCAACACTCCTCTCCATTTGCTTGCTGCCACTTACCGGATAA
- the LOC107849630 gene encoding uncharacterized protein LOC107849630 isoform X1, which translates to MLFNKENQTSLDISVSSTERTQLVKWSFKWNLGHCRLGRRDFEIKWKKIQKPEDETESRENTAKKDIMEATRIHLVVATLLVTVTFAAGYTLPGGFESDLNSSTKGMAILIRETAFRAFVVSDDIAFTCSACAVFCYFFIVVNTAGVKKLVIITALSYSNFFAACGDVRSCNCICNWYVCYFSTFSWSICYCLCHRLHIFPYVLSSIKYYAYG; encoded by the exons ATGTTATTTAACAAAGAAAACCAGACTTCACTTGACATATCAGTGTCTAGCACAGAGAGAACACAGCTG GTGAAATGGTCATTCAAGTGGAATCTCGGCCATTGTCGATTAGGACGGCgtgattttgagataaaatggaagaaaatacaGAAGCCAGAAGACGAAACAGAGTCGAGGGAGAACACAGCTAAGAAAGATATTATGGAGGCAACTCGAATACATCTAGTAGTTGCCACTCTACTAGTTACTGTTACCTTTGCAGCAGGTTACACCTTACCGGGAGGTTTTGAAAGCGATCTCAATAGCTCTACTAAAGGGATGGCCATTCTAATAAGGGAAACAGCGTTCCGTGCATTTGTTGTCTCAGATGACATTGCCTTTACATGCTCTGCTTGTGCTGTATTTTGCTACTTCTTCATTGTGGTAAATACAGCAGGTGtgaaaaaattagtaattataactGCGCTATCATATAGCAATTTTTTTGCAGCTTGTGGCGATGTTAGAAGTTGTAATTGCATTTGTAACTGGTATGTATGCTACTTTAGCACATTCAGTTGGTCTATCTGTTACTGTCTGTGTCATCGGTTGCATATTTTTCCCTATGTTCTTTCTTCTATTAAATATTACGCCTATGGTTAA